The following nucleotide sequence is from Megalops cyprinoides isolate fMegCyp1 chromosome 19, fMegCyp1.pri, whole genome shotgun sequence.
GGTACGTTACGCACTGAATTTCGACAAGTCACAGAGTTACTGCTTCGTTTAGTTTAATTgggtaaaaatgtgaattttgttACAgggtaactagctagctaaatcacCAAATCAATAACAGTTTGACGCGATTCTCACTTCGTTGTCAGAAGGAAGATGTAGCGTAGGTGTAAATGCCGCATAAGAACAGATTACAAGATGACAGAcgaaatttattttaacagactGCAGCTGACAGGTGAAGGGGTTTGAAACTGTTAATAGTGAATTTAAAACGGTACTGGCAACTATATAACACATGCCCATGTAATTAACTAGTTATTAGACGTTTATCGTGTAGATTCGGTGGCTGGAGCACTGTATGTTAACTGATAATTGGAACCTGGGAATGTACTGACGTTTAACACAGGCTATCCGGAGGAGCGCAGTACTAAAAAGAGCACGTCCATGTCTTCCACTTCAGTTAGATGTTTGCACAATTTATATTGTGATTTACAGTAAGACATTTTAGCAAAACTTTCACTTAGGCTGAGCAGCGAAACTGTCAAATCCAGCGAActtctcagctttgaaaagaGGTGCTGAAACAAAAGGTTAACTTTGTAAGAGTTGCACTGTCATCTTACCTGTAGCtagttttatgcatttcaggccatatattttattaatatttttcagtcaTAGGTAAATGTTCTCAAGTCATGCCAGACTTTGGCCGTTTTTGCGACTGACCCACAACTGGAGTTGGCCAAAGAGCATCGATGGGATCCTGTTAGGAACCAAATTAAGGCTACAGACCTTTATTTGTGGTCTGAGTATTTATAAACaaccattttgaaatatgatttgTACTTTATAGGCTACCAAACGATTGCATTGCTGTCGGACAAAATCCGTTTTAGCTTCATGTTTACATACACTGACCTCTAGATAAATCCCATTTGACCCATCTTAAAGTGGCCTGCGCCAGTCATCATGATTGAGTGGTGTGACATTTTCAAGCCACAAGCATGAATACATTCCTACTCCATCCTAGTAGTCATGCAAATACTGTGTACAAAGGTACATTGCTCTaatcaaatatttttggaaTGTAAAAACAGGTAGTGACAATGACCACTGAAAAGATGGTATCAACTGTTGCAGAGTGTTTTCTGGAACGTTACAAGAAACCTACATTGTCATTCTTCCAGTCTGTAACCTTTCATGGCCAGTTCAGATGAAATCAGTTTCGGTGTTCCATCAAGTTTGCTCACAGGACCATGGGAAGCAGCCCTAGGACTCTGGCCTGTTATGGTGCCCATAAGGCAGCTTATTCTATGTTCTTCTGGAAATTACACTGATCAGCTGTGTGCTACTTCCTTTGGATGTCATGTACAGGTCGCAACCTGGACCCTTCCTGCAAAACACAAGCGAACTGATTTTAAGGAATGTTTCCACAGTTCTGTTTGTATGTAATCATGTGTACAGTGTCTTCCATAGAGAGAGCCACTCCATACAGTGTGTCATTCACTGTGAgtttatgttatttttcttttgtagcACTTTCAATGAAGGGATGCTACATCTAAAAGTAAGTCTAGCTCACTTTAAATGCAGAACTATGGAAGAAAATCCATCTTAGCTATATAGTGAGtattcagtgttttcaaagTGTGGCAGTTACAATCTAGCTGTTCTGGATTATGTAAGCAGTGAGCCTATATTATCCAATTTTCTCCTATTAAATAGCCAGCATTGTTGTCCTTTGATCAGTTCACTCAGTGATTAGAGTCAGACATTTTGGCACTCAGTAAGAGAACAAAACTTCACAGAAAGATAGAATTATCTTTGTATCATCTCAAAGGCAATTAAGAACAGGaatgaaaactaaaaatgaTGGAAACTGAATCTCCTTGTATGGGTAAGGTGACCTGAGGcagagcatttgttttcattttgatctCAAATCATGGCTGATTGTACCAGTGGCTAGTTTAGAGAAGCAGgtcatgttttataaaataagAGTACAGTTTGAAGCTGGTACTTTTAAATAACACCATGATTATCTGTAGAAACTATATATAAAGGGCAAGTTTGGTGCATGTCTCAAACTACAGCCAAATCCATGAATCACAAGTCTGATGATGGATTTGCCTTGAAAGTGAAACgtacatttttacacaggtgTTGCTTTTCAGGATTGCCTTTTGCCTTTGCAAATGAGAGGCTTACATCCGCAGGTGTAAACTGATATCCGCACTATCATTATGACAGCTGTTAGAGTTCACAACGCCTAGTTCCAACAAACCCCCGTGCAGAGCCTAGTACATTGTGTTCTCTGCCAGAATATTTATTAACAGTGTACAATTCGCTGAGGAGCACGAAGACACATATTACCAGGGCCCATAAACTGATTTTTCTATCTGCGTGCGCTGTTTCTATTAAGATGATTAATAGCTGTACAAGATTTTGGGTATGGTTAAGACCtctgtacaaataaaatttaattgaactTTGTATACACCTTTGTAAATTTGACTAATTAACCTTAATGTGCTCCTTATTTCATATACAGcagtatgaaatatgaagttACTGAATGTCCagacaaaatgttttgagagaaagagagcaattGCTTAGGCTAAATATTTTAGGCCActcaaaatgaaaggaattgCACTTATATTTAAAGAAGGACCAATTTGCCTAATGAGGGTTTTTGGTTGTACATGCCACCCACATCAGTTTGTAATTAATCATTAACctggtgtgtgtaggtgttgtATCTTGCCTATCAATACGAATATTCATTCCATGCAGTGTAAATTGCAAACTTTCGGCACAATTAGACGTGTCTTATAGTACATTTTGgtcagcagacactctcatctaCAGTGACCTACTTAGGAAACAGgtttttcttttacatattagccattttatacagctggatatttactgaggcagttcaggaTAATTACCATGCCAAAGGGTGACTCACCTAGGAATCACACTGGCAACCTGTGGGTTATGAGCCTtgattattatatatatatatatatatatatatatatatatatatatatatatatatatatatcactaCACCACTCTGCTATTCTCATGCAATTGCAGTTCCTATTTTTGTCAGCTTGTAGGGGCCAGAACTATTTAGGCATGAAGCATCGCTggctctctcttccccctcagAGTGACAGGGTCAGGAGCAGGTCAGTCTGACCTCCCTCGGGGACATGGTGCTGTCTTCAGTTTGGATGTGTGGAAACAgcctgtattttaaaaacagaaataaggcagggaaaaaaaaaatttggctCTAAACCCAGCCAAATAAAATACCTTGTAATCTACCTATACCTACTGTAATCATGTGGGGCTTGTCAGCTGCTGTAGCACAGGGATTATACATGTTACAATAAATTATAGAATACAGCAGTTGAGATGAGTTGTGAGTAGTTCTGTTTTGGCGTGgcatgtgttgtgttgttgtgggACAAAAGACACAACATAGCAGTTTGTCAGCTGTATTGAAATGAATTATAATTGTACTTCCACCGATAATACACCAATTATCTAAGGTACATAACTGACCACAAGATCTTAATCAAAGATAACAGTCATCAAATATTTAGCAGAAATCATGCCTATGTAGGACCCTTAAGCTCCCCACAAAGTATTCATCCAAAGCTAATTCATTCAAAGCTAAAAGCTGCTGTGAATTCCAAATTAAGTAGTGGTATGGATCAGGCAGGCAGATGTAGGTAGAATAATTCAGCATCACATCTGGATTCCACCATCTTTGCTAGCATTGTCACATTTGTGAGAAGGCTGTGGCACAGGTGCTGTGGTGTTGTTACACCCAAAAAGAGTGAGACACATATATTCTTTACAGTTAAGGGACCCTAATGGTTAAGGGAACTGTAGCACTAGTGACACACTAGTGGTCCATATCAAACACAAAtctatttgtcattttcagagcaGGTATTCCAAGTGTGTGAGTACCTGAATCCAAGCATTCAAATATAAAACCACCTTTGAAAGTGACGTAGCTTGCACATGCATGTTCGGTCTGCACTTGCAGTGGACTCAGTTCATTTTTACTCACGACCCCAGTTATCCCTGCCCAGAGCACCAATGAGGGCTTTCAAACAGTGAGGAGAAAATCCCCTCATGTGACATCATGTGACATCACTCAGCAGCTACTGAGAAAGTACTGTACATTCCAGAGGGGATTCATGCCTCCGCGGTGTGAACCGCTCATGTGACAGAGCTTTGGAGAGCTCAGTCTTTGCCACACAGCGCCCTGTCAGCCAGTCAGTATGCCTGTGACATGGGGCCCTGAAAATAATGATCAGAGGTacaaggaaggaaaaaaaactggccaGGTCTATAGAATATTTTAAACTGCCATCAGAGTGCATGTTATAGATTGTTGGCTGCTGAAGGCTTAGCCCGCTGCTTTGTGAAGAAAGGTCTGAGGAATGCCAGGTTGACAATGCTGTGTGCCTCTAGGCCCcgttttactgttttacattcCCTGCAACACTCATGCCTTTCCAGCTCTGGTAATGTTTTGTTACGGTCTCTCGAGAgagaaaaattacagcaaacCGAGCAGGTAAAAAGGCTGGGCAGATAAGCTGTTGACTCCAAGCCGTTCAGAGTGCATTTGAGAGTTCAAAAGCTTGTCCCGATGTCATCACAGGGAGCTGACTGGAGTATAAATCCAAAGTAAATCAGAAATCTATTTACTCTTTAAACTGAATGTGGTCATTTTGTATGTAACAGTCAGTGATCCACGCCTGCAGTAAGGACTGTCAAGCTCTGTTTCATACCGTACCCCTTCCTCCATCTGAGGGGAGAGTCTGTGGGAATGAGAGTGCTGAGTGTTATGGGCGTGGTGTTTTTAAATCGAGCAGAGGTGAACTTTCCTCCACGAAGCCTGGCCCTGTTCCGCCTTATCTAACAGACCCTCTGCGTGTCACATTCCTTTAGTTCAGGCTGGGCCCCTTTTCAAACCTGCCCGGTGTAATCACCTCGAAAGGCCTTTCAGAGCTGCCTGTCTTTCACACCTGTCCCAGGGGGGCGAAAACACACTGGGCCATTTAGAGCTGCATTATTCAATTGTCacaattgctttttatttacgTAGCAGAAGTCCTCACCCAGGACAGCTTGCACAGCAGTAGTTTTACACGTCTGTGCTTTTAGAATGCTAAACTGGATATTTGCTAAAGCAATTCCTCCAGAACACTGAACAACACGACAGCAGAGTCCCACCAAGGACACCATCCTTCTGGCAGTGATACCACTTTCCTAACCTCAGCTATGCAAAACAGGCCGTGTGGCTCCCCCTTCGCCCATCACAGTTTTAATCGCAAGCAGCAGGGGGAGTGAGAGGAACCCCTGCTTCTGCAgctgggtttgggtttgggaCAGCGAGAGTCAGCGCCAAGAAGCTCCCCAGTAGCAGGTTTCAGCACTGACCAGAAGAATGTTCTGTGTGCTGACAGCTTTCCCAGCCATCCACTAAATAAAGCCATCCTTTTacaagcatttaaacattgtCTGGAAGCAGACCAATGAGCAACAGAAACCTCCCAGCCAACGCACAGCTTTGTTTGTTGAGCATGTCAGAGATGggcaaacacattaaaacattatcCAATCTGAAATTCAGCAGCTGGTTTTTGTAAGTCTTCCTCAACTCTCTAGACCATGCATTCGAAGATGTTAGTACATGCAAAGtattttcaaaagaacaaaTGTAGGTAACTACATAACTAAGTTATTGCCTTAAGAGCAGACCGAGATAATCTTTGCCTACTGTATGTGGTAGTAATATTTGAATGGGTTTACAGCAGTCTGTGAAGCAGTTGTGATGTAATTGTCTCCTAACGAGGTTGTCTctagaggggggggggctcgcCCTGTTTGGTGACCTCTCCCCGAACTTTAGCACCACGCTTGTTTAAGGCTTGCCCACACACTTGTCCGCTTTACATTCTGTCTACTGTAAATGGACCCAttccagcagcccctgctgttTGAcacggaggaggaggggcagtgtgcagtgtcCTGAACTGGGGTTGCCCTCAATTAGGTTTAAAGCTGGAGCAGGTGCAGTCAAGCACAGAGAGCAATGATTGGCTATTTACCTGGAGGCAGACATGGGAAGCATGAGGTCTGGAAGCAGGCCCCACCTGCACCCTGGTCTCTGTGCGACTGTCTTTGGgtaaaacagacagaatgaggagagagagtgaatgcaCACGGAACAAACCAGCACTTTAAACAAAGAGGGATTCAGGTTGACCTTGGCTGTACAGGAGGCTTAGCAGACCATTCACAGAGCAGCGTATTGTGAAGGGTTATGCTGAGTCTGCAGGATCTAACGAGACGCAGGTAACTGTGTTACCACAGGAGCGTACGTGCATTTACCTGCTTTGCCTCCCAGCCTGCGCTTAAATTTACCATTAGATTTGCTGTtgtcagaaattaaaaataatacattagaaaaagaaacattagaACATACAGAAATCCAAAGACTGGCAGCCCTTATCTAAGACATGGGTATGGTATGGCTGGGAATGCTTCGGGACAAGCATGAATATTCCTGCCATACTAATAATcattgcaaataataataattgaggCAATAATAAAAAGTTATGGCATATTCtatgccagtgtttctcaaacctctcctggagagccacttgtcctgcatgttttagatctctccctgctccaacgcagctgattcaaatgatcaactcgttatgaactcctgaagctgcttaataacaaagtgatcatttgaatcagctgcgttggagcagggagagatctaaaacatgcaggacaagtggcaCTCCAGGAGgggtttgagaaacgctgctctatgCTGACTGGGTAAAGCAGTTAACCAGGTGTAGTACAAAGGAATTGTAACCGATGCCCTATGCTCGATTCTCCCCAGCTGACCCCGTGCTCCCAAGCAGAGCCCTGCAGGAACAGCGCTATGTGGAGCTGCATGCTTTCCAATGAGACAGACGACAGCGTGGAACACCAGCTCTGCCAGGACTTCGGCCTCATCCTGTCCGTCCTGTCCCTCGTCTACCTCGTGGTGTGCTTCCCCGTGGGCCTGTGCTACAACGCGCTGCTGGTGGTGGTCAACCTCTCCAACAAGGTGTCCATGACCATGCCGGACGTCTACTTCGTCAACATCGCCATCGCCGGGCTGGTGCTGAACGTGGTGGCGCCGGTGGAGCTCCTGGGGCCCGGCTACACCCGCTGGCCCGTGTGGGACTACAACAACGAGGTCTACATCACCCTGCTTATCCTGTTCAACGTGTCCTCCCTGGTGATCATGTACTCCACCACGCTGCTCAGCCTGGACTGCTACATCGAGCGCGCCCTGCCGCGCACCTACATGTCCAGCGTCTACAACACCAAGCACGTGTGCGGCTTCATCTGGGGCGGCGCCGTGCTCACCAGCTTCTCTTCGCTGCTCTTCTACGTCTGCAACCACGTCTCCGCCAAGATCGTCGAGTGCTCCAAGATGCAGAACAAGGAGGCGGCGGACGCCATCATGATGCTGATCGGCTACGTGGTGCCGGCCGTGGCCGTGCTCTACGCCCTGACGCTCATACTGCGCATACGCAAGGAGGCCACGCCCCTGGACCAGGACTCGGGCCGGCTGGACCCCTCCGTCCACCGGCTGCTGCTGGCCTCCGTCTGCGTGCAGTTCGTCCTGTGGACCCCGTACTACATGACCCTGCTGGTGCACACGCTCTCCGGGGCGCCCGGGAGCTATCCCAGCAGGCCCAGGGGCCCCACCTACTACTTCCTGCGGAGTCTGTCCGAGCTGCtggccttctccagcagcttcGTCACGCCCCTCATATACAGGCAGATGAACAAGAACTTCTCCCCCCGCCTGCAGAGGCTGCTGAGGAGGCTCCGCTGCAGGAAGCAGGGGTGCGCCCGGGACCCCTCGGGGGTGCAGCAGGTGGTCACGTAGGGACCGGCCCAGCGCTCACGTTCTAGAACCTGCCAAGGGCAGTTATCATGCACACGGTGCCAGTGCGTCACTTGCAGAGAGCGGCATGGAAACCGTGGGGACCTTTGGCGACGTTGCACACCTTTTCTTTCACGCCCGCGTCCGTGGAGGGACGCCAGCCGAGTAACCACTAAGTGCTGCTTTTGTGATTTTCACATGCCGTTATGACAGCTATTTACCCTCCAGAAAAGAGAAGCGAGCTTTTCGtgcaccaccccacccctttctttctctgcagtgTTAGCCTCTGTTTTTCCAGGTATGCAACGGAGTAAGCCTCCAACGCAAACTAGTCTTGAATCAGAATCAGGCTTCTGCACAGCATCAGCTGGTGTGGAAGAGACACTATCAGTATCCTTACCTCAGCTTACCCACCCAAGGGCATTACTGCGATGCGGTGACCTGCTCCACAGGACCTAAAACATACCGGCGAGGCACAGCGGCGACCCACAGACCGGTCCAGTTCTGCGATGACATCATCGGTCTGCACACAAACTTTGTTGTAGAGTGTGGAAAGACGGCCTTCTCTTTGCATGATATATTTGCTGCTAAGAGGCccagaggaggtgtgtgtgtggggcctGTGCAGCTGCTTAACTCGCCACCTGCAGACGGGAGTGGAGTCGGAGTAAAACGAGACCCGTTTTATGATTAGACCCCTGGTACGACACGCACTTCTCCCGTTATGGGCGTGCGGTTCCTTCGTTGCTCCCGTT
It contains:
- the LOC118794535 gene encoding probable G-protein coupled receptor 146, translating into MWSCMLSNETDDSVEHQLCQDFGLILSVLSLVYLVVCFPVGLCYNALLVVVNLSNKVSMTMPDVYFVNIAIAGLVLNVVAPVELLGPGYTRWPVWDYNNEVYITLLILFNVSSLVIMYSTTLLSLDCYIERALPRTYMSSVYNTKHVCGFIWGGAVLTSFSSLLFYVCNHVSAKIVECSKMQNKEAADAIMMLIGYVVPAVAVLYALTLILRIRKEATPLDQDSGRLDPSVHRLLLASVCVQFVLWTPYYMTLLVHTLSGAPGSYPSRPRGPTYYFLRSLSELLAFSSSFVTPLIYRQMNKNFSPRLQRLLRRLRCRKQGCARDPSGVQQVVT